In a genomic window of Brassica rapa cultivar Chiifu-401-42 chromosome A10, CAAS_Brap_v3.01, whole genome shotgun sequence:
- the LOC103846289 gene encoding telomerase reverse transcriptase isoform X4 → MDPGCDCGNVICARYDKYDQSSPVLELLTTSSWEFLLSRIGSDLMVYLLQHTSIFLPFLGKKHQQVSGPPLCITQKGIETLSVHNNERKMDESLEPSKKRQRVSSTVNDCPKDESAAVTSIVSVDVVGEHREEKPRKRSRLYLKRRRKQRKVNCLKVDDEIPCVTSCTNGEASTGNEDDGRNLQISISVTKQAKQVTSNKHFKFSNSETVSVIPPNHILKTLRANCSDSKSLMNHIFGEVSAWSAAPSHGKGNCPSGSICLYHSLLKSLKSLIGKTKSSRLKTLLDKHCPVLLPQEDALKSANATSQSSWRQNSDKLPHRSNSEKGKTSRQNVEEGRLYCTKDQVVSFIWAICKYIIPEGLLGTSHQMRVLRRNIAWFVSRRRNEKCTVTQFLHGVKLSDFSLFSSKQLCCMVNGHALQNETIMSVRSTQQMLCTKWISWLFLEIVKKLVNFNFYATERQDGRLNIYYYRKCNWERLISKEISKNLDGYAQVDNAEAESRRKNLGLSKFRFLPKANGVRMLLDFSSSSRLESLRDTHAVLKDIQLKEPDVLGSSVFDHDDFYRNLGPYLKHLRSQSGELPPLFFVVADVFKAFDSVDQGKLLDVVQCVLEDEHILKRCRLISCGKRSHWVNNILVSTDKNATVSRFTSTVPYNALQSIIVDQGENHRVRKNDIMLWINNMLKNNMLQIDKNFYVQTAGIPQGHRLSSLLCCFYYGHLETTLIYPFLEESSRDASATECNGEKELITPPSYKLLRFIDDYLFVSTSRDQATRFYQRLKQGFPEYNCVMNDKKFCINFEDDEESQSSSSNRMYVGGNEVSFIRWTGLLINSRTFEVQVDYTRYLNGHISSTFSVAWQNKPLGNLRHKLCYFLVPKCHPILFDSNINSGAIVRLNIYQIFLLAAMKFHCYVYELARFWKLHPQTLSKFITRSIRYMFKLINRRTHRINTGSSFRPVLKLCREEVIWLGLHAYIQVLKKKNSRYRTLLNYLRSALSKLDLSLNLSPELEYATDRSNSSCIWKLSY, encoded by the exons ATGGACCCTGGATGTGATTGTGGAAATGTGATATGTGCAAGATATGACAAG tatGATCAGTCTAGCCCTGTTTTGGAGTTGTTGACAACTTCTTCTTGGGAGTTTCTTCTCAGCCGG ATCGGTTCTGATTTAATGGTTTATCTACTACAACACACGTCGATTTTCTTACCTTTTCTAGGAAAGAAACACCAGCAAGTGTCAGGACCTCCTCTATGTATCactcaaaagg GTATAGAGACCTTGTCAGTCCACAACAACGAAAGAAAGATGGACGAGAGCCTGGAACCATCAAAGAAAAGGCAGCGGGTTTCTTCTACTGTCAATGACTGTCCTAAGGATGAGTCTGCAGCTGTTACGTCCATAGTTTCCGTGGATGTAGTAGGCGAGCATAGAGAGGAGAAACCTAGAAAGCGTTCCAGATTGTATCTTAAGCGCCGACGAAAGCAGAGAAAGGTCAATTGCCTAAAAGTTGACGATGAGATACCTTGTGTAACTTCTTGTACAAATGGTGAAGCCTCAACTGGGAATGAAGATGATGGAAGGAATCTGCAAATCAGTATAAGTGTCACAAAGCAG GCTAAACAGGTGACAAGTAATAAACATTTCAAGTTTTCCAACTCGGAAACGGTTTCAGTTATACCACCAAATC acattttaaaaacattaagaGCCAACTGCTCTGATTCAAAGTCCCTGATGAACCATATATTTGGTGAAGTAAGTGCTTGGTCCGCAGCGCCATCTCATGGCAAAGGCAATTGTCCCAGTGGATCTATTTGCTT GTATCATTCGCTGCTCAAGTCTCTAAAAAGTCTAATTGGAAAAACAAAGTCCTCTCGTTTGAAAACGTTACTAGACAAACACTGTCCTGTTCTCTTGCCACAAGAGGATGCGTTGAAGTCAGCAAATGCGACTTCTCAG AGTTCCTGGAGGCAAAACTCAGATAAGCTGCCTCACAGATCAAATTCAGAGAAGGGCAAAACCAGTCGTCAAAATGTCGAAGAAGGGAGGCTGTATTGCACAAAAGACCAAGTAGTTTCCTTTATTTGGGCCATCTGTAAGTACATTATTCCAGAAGGTTTGCTTGGGACCAGTCATCAGATGAGAGTGCTTAGGAGAAACATAGCCTGGTTTGTTTCACGCCGAAGAAATGAGAAATGCACCGTGACTCAATTTTTGCATGGAGTGAAACTATCAGATTTCTCATTATTTTCCAGTAAACAGTTGTGCTGTATGGTCAACGGACATGCACTCCAGAATGAAACTATCATGTCCGTTAGAAGTACACAGCAGATGTTGTGCACGAAATGGATATCTTGGCTTTTCTTAGAGATTGTCAAGAAATTGGTGAACTTCAACTTCTACGCCACTGAAAGGCAAGATGGGCGGCTGAACATCTATTATTACCGGAAGTGCAACTGGGAAAGGTTAATAAGCAAAGAAATTAGCAAAAACCTTGATGGATATGCCCAAGTGGACAATGCTGAAGCTGAAAGCAGAAGGAAAAATCTGGGGTTATCGAAGTTTAGGTTTCTACCAAAGGCAAACGGTGTGAGGATGCTGTTAGATTTTAGTTCCTCGTCAAGGTTGGAATCTCTTCGTGATACGCATGCCGTTTTGAAGGACATTCAGCTGAAAGAACCAGATGTCCTCGGGTCATCTGTTTTTGACCATGATGATTTCTACAGAAACCTAGGCCCGTATCTGAAACATTTGAGGAGTCAATCTGGGGAACTTCCTCCTTTGTTCTTTGTGGTTGCGGATGTTTTCAAAGCATTTGATTCCGTCGACCAGGGTAAGCTACTTGATGTCGTACAATGTGTCCTGGAAGATGAACATATCTTAAAAAGATGTAGGTTGATCAGCTGCGGGAAGAGATCACATTGGGTAAACAATATACTAGTCTCGACTGATAAGAATGCTACCGTTTCAAGATTCACATCAACTGTTCCATATAATGCTCTGCAAAGTATCATTGTTGATCAG GGAGAAAACCATCGAGTGAGGAAAAACGATATCATGCTTTGGATAAACAACATGCTAAAGAACAACATGCTGCAAATAGATAAAAACTTCTATGTGCAAACAGCAGGAATACCTCAGGGACATAGACTGTCATCTTTGTTATGCTGTTTTTACTACGGGCATCTCGAGACTACTTTGATCTACCCGTTCCTCGAGGAATCCTCTAGAGATGCGTCTGCTACAGAATGCAATGGAGAGAAAGAGCTAATCACTCCCCCAAGCTATAAGTTACTGAGATTTATCGATGACTACCTCTTTGTGTCTACCTCAAGAGATCAGGCCACTAGATTCTATCAGAGGTTGAAGCAAGGGTTTCCAGAGTACAACTGCGTCATGAACGACAAGAAGTTCTGCATAAACTTCGAAGATGATGAAGAATCACAGAGTTCTTCTTCTAACAGGATGTATGTGGGTGGTAATGAAGTTTCTTTTATAAGATGGACGGGTTTGCTTATCAATTCCCGTACATTCGAAGTTCAAGTTGACTACACAAG GTACTTGAATGGCCATATAAGCTCAACCTTTTCGGTAGCCTGGCAGAATAAACCACTTGGAAATCTTCGGCATAAATTGTGTTACTTCTTGGTCCCCAAATGTCATCCCATTCTCTTTGACTCGAACATCAACTCGGGAGCAATCGTGAGGTTAAACATCTATCAGATCTTTCTCTTAGCTGCAATGAAGTTTCACTGTTATGTCTACGAGTTGGCTCGGTTTTGGAAGCTTCATCCTCAAACTTTGTCCAAATTCATCACAAGATCTATCAG GTACATGTTTAAACTCATAAATAGAAGGACGCACAGAATCAACACTGGTTCTAGTTTCAGACCAGTTCTTAAACTGTGTAGAGAAGAAGTGATATGGCTTGGCTTACACGCTTACATTCAAGTACTGAAGAAGAAAAACTCCCGATATCGAACCCTCTTGAACTATTTGAGATCTGCGCTTTCGAAACTTGATCTTTCTCTGAATCTATCGCCGGAGTTAGAGTATGCAACGGACCGGTCAAACTCATCTTGCATTTGGAAACTGAGTTACTGA